The following is a genomic window from Serratia ficaria.
GGGTGGCCAGCGGTTTGGTCGGAGATACCTGGATCTTCCCTGGGACCGGAAACTGATGGAAATCAAGGGCACTCTGTTTGAGCTGTTCGTCCATTATGGATTCCTTTGCTTTTTGCTTTTATGTTGAGGTAAGGCTTGTCAGATCGGTAAAGCTTTAAGGCTAGACCAGTATAGTGAGAGAAACGTCACAAACTTTGAAGCGGGCCATAACCTTGGTCGAAATACTTTTATAAAAGTAAAAAAAGAAGTACCACAGGACGGGCAAGAAAAAAACTGCCGTCAATGCGACGGCAGCGCGGCGCGCCAGGCGTTGAGCGCCGCCACCTGGCCGGCGCAGATTTGTAACGAGGTTTGTAACGCCAGGGCGTAGCTCAGCGCATCCCCCCAGGTCTCGCCCGGCAGGGGCGGCAGTTCGCAGGGAACGAACACCGACTCAGGGGGCAACAGCGGCACCGGCCGCGCCGCCGGCGGATTGGCGCAGGAGCTCAA
Proteins encoded in this region:
- the lysC gene encoding Rz1-like lysis system protein LysC, which encodes MPLLPPESVFVPCELPPLPGETWGDALSYALALQTSLQICAGQVAALNAWRAALPSH